From one Nilaparvata lugens isolate BPH chromosome 2, ASM1435652v1, whole genome shotgun sequence genomic stretch:
- the LOC111043372 gene encoding uncharacterized protein LOC111043372, whose amino-acid sequence MFRALNYGLATLLLIFAYILDAVSGSEVIKNGFEKFKSIPIQSCTIPESEEHYYTSFDGSKRLHPKKDIVEGNGQHAVKVKCRDSSKQSKAADLAVCFDGKWYPSDHECVSRTCHPVQNTTSTNYTCTSPEGSHISCDQYVPSNTQITIQCSHWRYANPNGNQNKKLCLNGIWEKWDTCEYQCGVTVEPPPEVNLLKKALYKNPWHVLIYHFKDNKWSHKCMGTIISTNKIVTAHICFPSDTDLLFDIRVVVGQYRDFRAPESSSRMLDVEKVSYSRADEYSSIAIITTKTNIHYDDTVGDACFSLDPNFDISQASLNWKMAILKVDTVSRIASKESVRMSLISNSQCLPRDKQFKENHLRPDQFCAVFVGNGRFNATDIGTGLMFAVKLPGNSLQYYLQGILDGAIDDSRILTFINMFRFETQFFIYSIIHDNKSMIFFS is encoded by the exons ATGTTCCGAGCGTTGAATTACGGACTTGCGACACTTCTGCTCATATTTGCTTACATACTAG ATGCAGTATCAGGATCAGAAGTAATCaaaaatggatttgaaaagTTCAAGTCTATTCCCATACAATCGTGTACGATTCCTGAATCAGAAGAGCACTACTACACTTCATTCGATGGGTCAAAAAGATTACATCCAAAAAAAGACATAGTGGAAGGAAACGGACAGCACGCTGTCAAGGTCAAATGTAGAGATTCATCGAAACAAAGCAAAGCAGCAGATCTTGCAGTTTGTTTTGACGGTAAATGGTATCCGAGTGATCACGAATGCGTGTCTAGAACCTGCCACCCAGTTCAAAACACAACTTCCACCAACTATACATGTACTTCACCTGAAGGTAGTCACATCAGTTGTGATCAGTATGTTCCAAGCAACACCCAAATCACAATCCAGTGTTCTCATTGGAGATACGCAAACCCCAACGGAAACCAGAATAAGAAGTTGTGTTTGAATGGGATATGGGAGAAATGGGATACATGCGAATATCAGTGTGGTGTAACTGTCGAACCTCCTCCAGAGGTCAACTTGTTGAAAAAAGCATTGTACAAGAACCCGTGGCATGTCCTAATTTATCACTTCAAAGATAACAAATGGAGTCACAAGTGTATGGGCACAATTATCAGTACTAACAAGATCGTCACTGCTCATATTTGTTTTCCAAGTGATACAgacttattatttgatatcaGAGTGGTAGTGGGTCAGTACAGAGATTTCCGAGCACCGGAATCCTCATCTCGTATGCTTGATGTAGAAAAAGTTTCCTACTCAAGGGCGGACGAATATAGTTCCATTGCAATTATTACAACTAAAACCAATATACATTATGATGACACAGTCGGTGATGCGTGTTTCAGCCTTGATCCAAACTTCGATATAAGTCAAGCAAGTTTAAATTGGAAAATGGCTATTTTGAAAGTAGATACTGTCTCTCGAATAGCTTCTAAAGAATCTGTACGTATGTCATTAATTTCCAATTCACAATGCTTACCTCGTGACAAGCAATTCAAAGAAAATCACTTACGTCCTGATCAGTTCTGTGCAGTTTTTGTTGGGAACGGGAGATTCAATGCCACCGACATTGGAACCGGACTTATGTTTGCAGTGAAACTTCCGGGTAATTCTTTGCAGTACTATTTGCAAGGGATACTTGACGGTGCAATTGATGATTCTAGAATACTAACTTTTATAAACATGTTTAGGTTTGAAACACAATTTTTTATCTACAGTATAATTCATGATAATAAGagcatgatttttttttcatag